AGCTTCTCGGCCCGCCCGTGCTGCGAGACACCGATGCCGCAACTGCGCAGCGCGGCGGGTGGCTGGCGGTCGCCGGTGGTATAGGTCACCTCGCCCGCGGATTGGCGCAGCGACAGGCTCTTGCCCAGAAGGTTCTGCGCCGTCAGCGTGTAATTCACCGTCTTCAGCGCAGCGCCGTCGGGATCGACCTGATAGAGATCGAAAAGCCCGTCAGTCTCGTCTTTCGCGACCGACCAGCCGTCGTCGCTACCTTCCAGCCGCAAAAGCCCCTGCGCATGGTCATCGGTGCGGGCGCGGGTGACGAAACGGTCCTTGCGCGCCAGCCAAGCGGTGCGCGGCGTCGCCTGCTGCCCCGGCGCGCCGCCGTCCCATTTGACCTGCAGTTGCATCAGCCCGACGCCGGCGCCGCTCCCAAGCGCGATGCGCTCGGCAATCGCGCCGTCGTCTTCGAAGGTGAAATCCAGCACCAGCCCGAGATCGCGCATCAGCGCGCCGTAATTGGCAAAAGAGGCCGCGATGCGGTGGAAGTCATATTCCGGCGCGGCAGGTGCCGCCGGGACGCCCTGAAAATCCGGGCGGCGCTTGGCGCGCTCGGCCTGCGTCGGGCGTCGGCGGCGGTAAAAGCGGTCGGCCTGATAGAAGCTGTACTCATCGGCATTGCGGAACTGCGACATGAGGCCTGAGGCAGCGCCCGCCAGCGCAGCCGGCACCCAATCGGGCGGCATCACATGGCGCGGGCGCTTGTCGCCCGCCGAAGGCCGCGCGCCCTCGCCCTCGATCCCCGGCGCGGGCACTGGCATCTCAAACACCGAGTCCTCGCCAAACACCGGGCGCTCGATTACCCGGCGGCGGCGGTCGTCATGCAGCCGGCCAAAGCCTTCGTCCATGACCTCGATCACCCGGTCGCCCAGCGTGATCTTTTGCGTGCGCGTGCCTATCCCTTCGAGCATCCCCTTCAGTTCCGGCGCGGCGTCGCGCCATGGCAGCAGACGCGGGTGATCCGACGAGCCCCCGGCAAGGTTGCCGTAATGGGTTCTTGCGTAGGCCAGCACGTTGCGCAGCGGGAAGGAATGCAGGTTCACCCGGCTCATGTCCTTGTAGACAAAGCCCGCAACCGGCGTCTCGGGCGCAAAGAACTCAGCCCAGACCTCGGATTTCGGCGCGCTCGACAGCTGCAATTTGACCGTGCCGAAGGCCAGCTTCAGCGCAAAGCCCGCGCGCTCCAGCGTCTTTGGCCAATCGAGCCATTCAGGGAAGGCCTTCAGTTGCTGCTCATCCGCCGCCTCGGGCGTCAGCCGGGGCGAGACCACGGCTGAGACCCGCCAGCGCCCCTTGCCGTCGCCCTCGGTGACGCGGCCATTGGGCAGGACGGTCCAGATCAGGAGTTGCTGTGCCATGCTCTGATCTCCTCACGCGAAGGCTTCGGCGTATTCGCGCCAGCCATAGTCAGCCCCCGGCCCGTCGATCGCCGCCAGTTCATCCGCCAGCGGCAAGTCCGGGCGGAAGCCCATCATCTCGCGCAGCGAGGGGTCGCCATTCGAGCCCGCGAACTGCCGCTCGCAGTGGATCGTCACGCTGCCCGAGAAGAACAGCACCGAAACCTCGATGGTCAGCTGCGCCCGCCCGGTGCATTTGCCCGAGGAGAACTGATACTCAAGCTCCAGATACAGTTCGATCGACGCGCTGATCAGCCCCAGCACGCTCACATGCCCGCCAAGCCGGAAGTAGCCGGTCAGCGAGGCCTCGGTCTGCTCCATGCGGAAATAGATCCCCGCCATCACCTCGACCCCGCCCGAGGCGACGCCGAAATCGACCGATAGCGAGGCCCCGAACTCGAACGCCGCCTCAAGGATCTGCACCCCCTGCGGGTCGATGGTGACCGCGAAAAAGCCGCCGCCGCCAAACATGTAGACGGTCAGGCAGAAGGGCTGCTCGCGGGTGCAGAAGTTGAAGGTCACCGACAGCGGCTGGCCGATGAAGGGCACGGTGAACCCGGCCCCAAGGCTGAGGTTCGAGATGTTCAGCACCCCCACCGCAATCGACGGCAGCGCCACGTCAAAGCCCGCGTGAATGCCCTCGGTGGTGATGTCGAGATAGGGCGGGTCCGAGAACCCGTCGAGCGGGATCAGATCGCGCAGGGTCTCGACAAAGCTGAGCGGCCCGACAAACTTGATGTCACGCAGCAGCACGTCCACATCCATCTTGGCGTTACTGTCGACCGAAAAGCTGATCTTGTCGAAATTCAACTCAAGGAAGGACGCGGGCGCGATCAGCACCAGATCGAAGGAATTGAGCGAGCACATCACCCCGATCTGCGGGCTGCTCGAGCCGTTCTTCTTCACCTTGCCCTCGACCGCCACGACCAAGCCGCGCTTGTCGTTGGCCCGGAACAGCGCCTCTCGCGGATCGGTCGAGCCGGTCAGCGACCAATTGTCGATCTCGGGGCGCCAGTCGAAACGGATGGTCAGCTCGTCCCCGGTCAGCATCTCGATCAGATCAACGATCTGCCCGGCGATGCCCAGCACCTCGGCGAACTCGTCCAGCGCCGAGGTCAGCGCCGCCCGGATACCCTCGGGCAGCAGGTCGAACCCCTCGATGGCGGCGCTGAAAGGGCCAATCGCCGTCTCTAACGCCTGAAGCCGCGCGCCAAACTCCGCCGGATCCTCGAACAGCTGCGCCAGCGCCGTCGGATCGCCGACAATCGCCGCCAGCGCATCAAAGACATCCTTGCCGGTGGCAAAGACCTGCGCCGTGTCGTCCAGCGCCTCCAGCACCGTATCGAGCCAGCCCGCCATCTGGACGATGGTCTGGCGCAGGTTGGCCGGTATCTGCTGCCCCTGCGGGCCATTTACCACCGCCAGCAGCTCGGCGAGCTTGGCCTGCAGCGCCGGGATATCGGCCAGCGCGGCGGCGTAATCCAGATCCGCCCCCACCGCATCCACCGCCGCCTCTAGCGCAGTTTCGATCTTGCTGCGCAGCGCGGTGATCAGCGCCAGCGCCTCGTTCATCCGGTCGATTGCCTGCTGCGCCGCGCCCTGCACCGCCGCCGCCTGCGCGATGATGTCCGCGACCTGCCCCTGCGCCTGATCCAGCGCGCCTTTGATCGCGCCCAGTGGCCCGCTCGGCAGGTCCGACACCAGCCCGTAGAGCCGCACCAGCGTCGCGATGAAGGTCTCGACCTGCGTGCCCGCCTCCGAGACGAACTTGGGCACCTTCTCGCCCTCGCCCGCGATATCGGCCACCGCTCCGATCAGCGCCCCCAGCGGGATGCAGCCAAAGAGCAGCGGCAAAGGCAGATCGCTCACCGAGGTGGGAAAGCCCGCGCCGTCGCCCATCTTGCCTTTCGCGAACTCCACCGGGTCGGTCATGATCGGCCCGGCCAGCCGCGACAGCGCCAGCGGTTTGAGGTTGGGCTGCACGAAACCGCCCGACTTGTCGCCCTGCGCCGAGAAGTCCAACTGCCCCACCTGCCCCGACTGTAGCACATCAGCAAACACCTCGCCCGCGTTCAGATCGGCCTCGGCGCCGCTGTCGCGGAACCCAACGCGCAGATATTGCGCATTCCATTGCAGGATGTTGGTGCGCGCCGATCCGGTCAGATGCGCCACGGGCCCCAGCTTGGCCTCGACCTGAAACACCTTTGGCACAAATAGCGGACGCTGGAGATTGGCGCTATAGCTGCGCAGCGAGGGGTTGTTGACCGCATCGCCGCTGCCATTGCGCTGCGGCGCCTCCATGTTGAACACCACCTCGCCCGCCTCCACCGCGCTGTCGCCCGGCTTGGCCGAGGGGGCCAACGACAGCCGCTGCAGGCCGAAGTCCACCGTTCGGTTGGGGCTCGCGTTATAGGCCGTGGCGGCATCGGCGGCGAAGTTCTGCGCCAGCGTCCAGTCCGGCGTGATCCGCCCGGTCACCGGATGCACGTTGCGCGGCGCCGCAATCGTGTTGTCCATGAAGATCATCGGCAGGGCGAAAGTCACCCGCCGACCGTCGAGATCGGTGGCCGCGCATTGAAAATTGAACGGGCTGCCGCCCACATGCGGCCAAAAGAACTGCTGCCCACGGCCCTGCAGGTCGGAATTGGCCGGATCGTCCAGATCGGGCGTCTTGTCGGTCAGGATCTCGACCTGCGCCAAAGGGAACTGGCGGGCGTAATTGACCGTGCCATCGACGCTTTCGGTGGCGAAAAAGGCCGGATCATCGAACAGCCGCAGCGGCTCGCGCACCACGATATAGAAGCGCTGGCGCAAATAGGCGTGCTGGTTGAGGTCCGGCAACACCCCGTCGCGGTCTTTGTGAAACTTGCGCTCGGTCACCTTCACCAGAGAGACCCGGTGCCCAAACGGACACAGGAAGCCGCGATAGACGACCTTCACATAGTGATCGCGCGCCATAGAGGCGCGGTGCACCCATTCCTCGACCGACAGCCCCAGCGGCTCCCACGCACCCCGGCTGTCGAGCCAGCCGCCAAGCGCCGAGAGCATCATCAGCTTGGTGTCGATCGGTTCGGGCCGGTAGTCGGGCGATGAGAAATTCGACGACAGATGCGCGATCTGAAAGCGGTCGAAATCATTGAGCCCCATGCGGAAAGGCCGGTTCTGCGGCACCGGAAGATCATCGGCTCCGCCGGGCAGATCGCCGGACATCGGCGGATTGGCCCGTTCCAGCCCCGCCCCGCTGCGCGCCCAGATCGCGCGGATCGTGCGGTTGGAATCGGGATAGGGCGGCATGATCTCGCTGCCGTCGCTTGCCGGGGTGACCATGCGGGTGTGCCAAAGTTCGGTGCGCCCGGTTGCGCTCGAATGCACCGGGCCGTTTGCGTGACGCCATGCGGCACCCGCATGCGGCGACAGGATCAGCCGCCACGGCATTTCAATGGAAGTCTGCGCCGCGCTTGGGGCCTTGGGCTTCGGTCCGGGCCGCGGCAGCACGAAACTGCCGGGCACAAAGCGCACGCCGCCCGGCACCGGTCGCAGCGCCGCGCTGTTGGCCGAGGCGGTGCGCGCGCGCAAACTGGCCACATCGGCCCCGCCCCGCGCCGCCAGCCGCAGCGAAGACACCACATGCCCGGCCAGCGCCACCCGGCGCCGCGGCGACAGCGCGTTCACCGCGGCAACGTCAAAAAGATCGCCGACCGAGATCACCACCGCCGCCTTCACCCGCGGCTTGGCGTTGGGCGCAACCAACAGCTTCAGGCCTTGGATCGCCTCCAGCACACCTTCGAGCGAGTAGGCGATCTCGGTATGCGGCGGCAGTTCGAAGGCAAGACGGCTTTCCCCTGCCGCCCGCGCCCGCACCGGCGGCTCACGCAGCGCGGTCTCGGTCTCGGCGCTGTCCGGCGGCTCGTCGAGGTTTGGCGGCGGGCTCTCGTAGAACGCTTCTTCGCCCAGCGTCTGCGGCGGCAGGTGCAGAATCAGCGTGCCCTTGGACGCGCCATTGGTGCGGATCACCGGCGGCGGCCCAGCGTGAACCGAGGCACCGCGCAACTCGATGCGCAGCGCCACGAGGTCTTGGACCCGCAGGGCGGGCGCGCCGGGGCGCGACGCTTCAAAGATGTTCTTGATCGTGTCAGGCGGGCGCGGGATCAGCCCTAGATCGCTCAGGTCGATGCCCGCGGCGGGCACAACCCTGCCGTTTGCCGTTACCGCTTCGACCGAAACGGTCGCACCAAGAGAAAGCCCGCTCAGCGCGCGGGTGGTAGGGCGGATCGCCATGACGACCCCCGTTTAAATTGTTGGTGGAAAACACGGCACACTTTACAAGAGAGCCGAACATTTGTCCAATAAGTTTAGGCTGCGTTAACTGAAGCGCATGAAGAATTTCACCGCACCGCGCACGGACCGCCTGCGCAGCGACCCATTTCATTCGGCAGCGCCGGCCGCCAATTTCGGGCAAGGGGCGCATTGATTTCAGCCGCTGGAGTTTGCCATGGCCAATCTGATCGTCTGCTGCGACGGCACTTGGAACACCCCGGACCAAGAGGAAAACGGCAGGCCCTCGCCCACAAATGTGGTCAAGATACACTCCGCGCTGGCCCCGCTCGACACCGATGGCACCCCGCAAAAGACCTACTACCGTCCCGGCGTCGGCAGTTCCGGCGGGCTCTGGACACGGCTCAAGGGCGGCGGGCTCGGCGTCGGCCTCGATGACGACATCAAGAGCGCCTACCACTGGCTGTCCGAGAACTACCTGCCGTCGGACAAGATTTTCCTCTTCGGCTTTTCCCGCGGTGCCTTTGCGGTGCGCAGCCTTGCGGGGGTGATCGGCAAATGCGGGCTGCTCGCCTTTCCGGGCGACGATATCACCGAAGCCGAGAAATGGCGCCGGGTCGATGCCGCTTATAAGGCCTATCGCTCTCTGGGCCCCGGCAAGAAGTGGAGCAACAGCAGCTTCGAGCGGATCGCCGACGTCAAAATCGGCTTCATGGGGGTCTGGGACACGGTGGGAGCGCTGGGGATCCCCGACGAGTTCCTCATCAACGTGCTCGACAACCGCAAGAAGTACCAATTCCACGACACCGAACTGGGCCCTCAGGTTGCCGTGGCGCGCCATGCGATCGCCGTGGATGAACGCCGCCGCAGCTTTGCCCCGACGCTCTGGACCAGCCACGATCCGGGCGAAAGCGACGTGGTGCAGACATGGTTCACCGGGGTGCATGGCGACGTCGGCGGCGGCTATGCGGACTCGGCGCTTGGCGACATCACACTGCGCTGGATGATCGACGAGGCGCAGCCCCATGGCGCCGCCTTCCGCGCCTCAGCCTTCGCTCAGCTTGCCGGGAACCACCTTGGGCAACTGCATGATTCCACGAAGAACTCGCTCTTCACCTACCTCAAGACCCGCCCGCGCAGCGTGCCGGACATCGACACCAACAAGGCCGAGGTGCATGACAGCGTCCGCCAGCGGCAGGCGACGCCGCCACTGGTGCAACCGGGCTATTGGGAGACACGCAGCCTGCGTCCCGGCCAGAGCGACACGTTCAACGTCTATGCGCGCGAGCAGTGGAACTATAGCGGCATCTATCTGCAGGCGGGCGTGACTTACGACTTCACGGCGCGCGGCGAATGGCTCGATGGCTCGATCAAATGCAGCCCCGACGGCGCGCCGGATGGGTTTCACCTCGGCTATGCGCTGGTCTCGCCCTTCGACTGGTATCAGCGCCGCCGCCGCCAGAGCACCAAGAACCCCAATGCCACCATCCCGCTGGCCCGGCGCGAGCAGGATCTGCCGTGGTTCTGCCTCGTCGGTGTGATCGCCAGCGGCACCGGCGTGCACGCGCAGACCAAAGAGCTTTGCCCGCATGAGGTGTTCCGCATCGGCTCTCAG
This portion of the Salipiger sp. CCB-MM3 genome encodes:
- a CDS encoding DUF2235 domain-containing protein, which translates into the protein MANLIVCCDGTWNTPDQEENGRPSPTNVVKIHSALAPLDTDGTPQKTYYRPGVGSSGGLWTRLKGGGLGVGLDDDIKSAYHWLSENYLPSDKIFLFGFSRGAFAVRSLAGVIGKCGLLAFPGDDITEAEKWRRVDAAYKAYRSLGPGKKWSNSSFERIADVKIGFMGVWDTVGALGIPDEFLINVLDNRKKYQFHDTELGPQVAVARHAIAVDERRRSFAPTLWTSHDPGESDVVQTWFTGVHGDVGGGYADSALGDITLRWMIDEAQPHGAAFRASAFAQLAGNHLGQLHDSTKNSLFTYLKTRPRSVPDIDTNKAEVHDSVRQRQATPPLVQPGYWETRSLRPGQSDTFNVYAREQWNYSGIYLQAGVTYDFTARGEWLDGSIKCSPDGAPDGFHLGYALVSPFDWYQRRRRQSTKNPNATIPLARREQDLPWFCLVGVIASGTGVHAQTKELCPHEVFRIGSQARITPKTSGYLYCFANDVWYAYANNKGKVRLTVSA